A single genomic interval of Caballeronia sp. SL2Y3 harbors:
- the sdhA gene encoding succinate dehydrogenase flavoprotein subunit translates to MAAIKTSLPRRRFDVVIVGAGGSGMRASLQLARAGLSVAVLSKVFPTRSHTVAAQGGIGASLGNMSEDNWHYHFYDTIKGSDWLGDQDAIEFMCREAPNAVYELEHMGMPFDRNPDGTIYQRPFGGHTANYGEKPVQRACAAADRTGHALLHTLYQQNVAAKTHFFVEWMALDLIRDADGDVLGVTALEMETGDVYILEGKTTLFATGGAGRIFAASTNAFINTGDGLGMAARSGIALQDMEFWQFHPTGVAGAGVLITEGVRGEGGILRNANGDRFMERYAPTLKDLAPRDFVSRSMDQEIKEGRGVGPNKDHVLLDLSHIGAETIMKRLPSIREIALKFANVDCIKEPIPVVPTIHYQMGGIPTNMHGQVVGTAKGYDDPVNGFYAVGECSCVSVHGANRLGTNSLLDLVVFGRAAGNHIIKHATEMKEHKPLPADAADFAMERLAVLEKSTSGEYTQHIANDIRATMQSHAGVFRTSKLLEEGVGKIAELAERVKHVHLKDKSKVFNTAKVEALELANLIEVARATMVSAEARKESRGAHAHSDYEHRDDENWMRHTLWFSEGNRLDYKPVQMKPLTVESVPPKARTF, encoded by the coding sequence ATGGCTGCAATCAAGACTTCCTTGCCGCGTCGTCGTTTCGACGTGGTGATCGTGGGCGCGGGCGGCTCGGGCATGCGCGCGTCGCTGCAGCTCGCGCGTGCGGGCCTGTCCGTCGCGGTGCTCTCCAAGGTGTTTCCGACGCGCTCGCATACGGTGGCCGCGCAGGGCGGCATCGGCGCATCGCTCGGCAACATGAGCGAAGACAACTGGCACTACCACTTCTACGACACGATCAAGGGCTCCGACTGGCTCGGCGATCAGGACGCGATCGAGTTCATGTGCCGCGAAGCGCCCAATGCCGTGTACGAGCTGGAACACATGGGCATGCCGTTCGACCGCAATCCGGACGGCACCATCTATCAGCGCCCGTTCGGCGGCCACACCGCGAACTACGGCGAGAAGCCGGTGCAACGCGCGTGCGCGGCTGCTGACCGCACCGGTCACGCGCTCTTGCACACGCTGTATCAGCAGAACGTCGCGGCCAAGACGCACTTCTTCGTCGAGTGGATGGCGCTGGACCTGATCCGCGACGCCGACGGCGACGTGCTCGGCGTGACCGCGCTCGAAATGGAAACGGGCGACGTCTACATCCTCGAAGGCAAGACGACGCTGTTCGCCACGGGCGGCGCGGGTCGCATCTTCGCGGCATCGACCAATGCGTTCATCAATACGGGCGATGGTCTCGGCATGGCCGCGCGCTCGGGCATCGCGCTGCAGGACATGGAGTTCTGGCAGTTCCACCCAACGGGCGTGGCGGGCGCGGGCGTGCTGATCACGGAAGGCGTGCGCGGTGAAGGCGGCATCTTGCGTAACGCGAACGGCGACCGCTTCATGGAACGTTACGCACCGACGCTCAAGGACCTCGCGCCGCGCGACTTCGTTTCGCGCTCGATGGACCAGGAAATCAAGGAAGGACGCGGCGTGGGTCCGAACAAGGACCACGTGCTGCTGGACCTGTCGCACATCGGCGCCGAGACGATCATGAAGCGTCTGCCGTCGATTCGCGAGATCGCGCTGAAGTTCGCCAACGTCGACTGCATCAAGGAGCCGATTCCCGTGGTGCCGACCATCCACTATCAGATGGGCGGTATTCCGACGAACATGCATGGACAAGTGGTCGGCACGGCCAAGGGCTACGACGATCCGGTCAACGGCTTCTACGCAGTGGGCGAATGCTCGTGCGTGTCGGTGCACGGCGCGAACCGTCTGGGCACGAACTCGCTGCTCGACCTCGTGGTGTTCGGCCGCGCGGCGGGCAATCACATCATCAAGCACGCGACCGAGATGAAGGAGCACAAGCCGCTGCCGGCGGACGCCGCCGACTTCGCGATGGAACGGCTCGCGGTGCTGGAAAAGTCGACCTCGGGCGAATACACGCAGCACATCGCCAACGACATTCGCGCGACGATGCAATCGCACGCGGGCGTGTTCCGCACTTCGAAGCTCTTGGAAGAGGGCGTCGGCAAGATCGCGGAGTTGGCCGAGCGCGTGAAGCACGTGCATCTGAAGGACAAGTCGAAGGTGTTCAACACCGCGAAGGTCGAGGCGCTGGAGCTGGCGAATCTGATCGAAGTGGCGCGCGCGACGATGGTCTCGGCCGAGGCGCGCAAGGAAAGCCGCGGCGCGCATGCGCACAGCGACTACGAACATCGCGATGACGAGAACTGGATGCGTCATACGCTGTGGTTCAGCGAAGGCAATCGCCTCGACTACAAGCCGGTGCAGATGAAGCCGCTGACGGTCGAATCGGTGCCGCCGAAGGCGCGTACCTTCTAA
- the sdhD gene encoding succinate dehydrogenase, hydrophobic membrane anchor protein: protein MGTQNRVGPKRLVVGAHYGTGEWLAQRVTAVAVAVYTLLLLVLFFGAHNFSYEGWAGIFAMQWMKLATFVALLSLFYHAWVGMRDIWMDYVKPVGLRLGLLVLTVLWLIGCAGYAAQILWRV, encoded by the coding sequence ATGGGAACGCAAAACCGGGTCGGCCCGAAGCGCCTCGTCGTGGGCGCGCATTACGGCACAGGCGAATGGCTCGCGCAACGCGTGACGGCCGTCGCCGTGGCGGTGTACACGCTCTTGCTGCTCGTGCTCTTTTTCGGCGCGCATAACTTCTCCTACGAAGGCTGGGCCGGCATCTTCGCGATGCAGTGGATGAAGCTCGCCACCTTCGTCGCCTTGCTCTCGCTCTTCTATCACGCGTGGGTCGGCATGCGCGACATCTGGATGGATTACGTGAAGCCCGTCGGATTGCGCCTGGGCCTGCTGGTGCTCACCGTCCTGTGGCTCATCGGATGCGCCGGCTACGCTGCACAGATTCTCTGGAGAGTTTAA
- a CDS encoding LysR family transcriptional regulator produces MELRHIRYFLAVAEERNVTRAAERLGIGQPPLSQQIHALEDEIGVRLFRRTGHGVVLTEAGEAFATDARRILEDARAAVENAQSAGRGEMGQLNIGFTGSAAFNPVVSKLIRAYRQSYPNVVLTLAEGNTAQLLAWLDAGTVDVAFVRLGSQSPAGVEFNHIAIEPMRAVLPSTHPLARKKKLALSALADDPFVMLPRVASPTLHDVIVGACREAGFEPIAGQQAPQLSSVVNLVAAGFGVSLVPASVCQIQVEGVAYREVSGKVISIRLALASRIEATRAKTANFIETARAFASSVDAL; encoded by the coding sequence ATGGAACTGCGTCACATCCGGTATTTCCTGGCCGTCGCGGAAGAGCGAAACGTCACGCGCGCAGCCGAACGCCTCGGCATCGGCCAGCCGCCGCTGAGCCAGCAGATTCACGCGCTCGAAGACGAAATCGGCGTGCGGCTTTTCCGCCGGACGGGGCACGGCGTCGTGCTCACGGAGGCTGGCGAAGCGTTCGCCACCGACGCGCGGCGCATTCTGGAAGACGCCCGCGCCGCCGTGGAGAACGCGCAAAGCGCGGGGCGCGGCGAGATGGGGCAACTGAACATCGGCTTCACGGGATCGGCCGCGTTCAATCCGGTCGTGTCGAAGCTGATCCGCGCGTATCGCCAGTCGTATCCGAACGTCGTGCTGACGCTCGCGGAAGGCAACACGGCGCAGTTGCTCGCGTGGCTCGATGCAGGCACCGTCGATGTCGCGTTCGTGCGGCTCGGCAGTCAGTCGCCCGCGGGCGTCGAGTTCAATCACATCGCCATCGAGCCGATGCGCGCCGTGCTGCCCAGCACGCACCCGCTTGCCCGGAAGAAAAAGCTCGCGCTGTCCGCGCTCGCCGACGACCCGTTCGTGATGCTTCCGCGCGTCGCGAGTCCGACGCTGCACGACGTGATCGTCGGCGCATGCAGGGAGGCCGGGTTCGAGCCGATTGCGGGCCAGCAGGCGCCGCAGCTTTCGTCGGTGGTCAACTTGGTGGCGGCCGGCTTCGGCGTATCGCTCGTGCCCGCGTCCGTCTGCCAGATTCAGGTGGAAGGCGTCGCGTACCGCGAGGTGTCGGGCAAGGTCATTTCGATCCGGCTCGCGCTGGCCTCGCGGATAGAGGCGACGCGCGCCAAGACCGCGAACTTCATCGAGACGGCGCGCGCATTCGCTTCTTCCGTCGACGCGCTCTAA
- a CDS encoding ABC transporter permease produces MTQPTDTAALASDKPANGLRSRVFSPTALQKLLAFASLIVLLVFFSFASPAFMQMDNILGILQATAVNGVLAIASTFVIVTGGIDLSVGTLMTFTAVICGVFLTYWHMPMWVGIIAALVTGAVCGTISGTLTAKMKIPPFIATLGMMMLLKGLSLVVSSDKPIYFTDTENFYMISQDSLIGYFLPSVPIPNAVLILFVVAIVSSIALNRTALGRYTFALGSNEEAVRLSGVNVDRWKIAIYGLGGAICGIAGLLIASRLNSAQPALGQGYELDAIAAVVIGGTSLSGGSGTILGTIIGAFIMSVLTNGLRIMSVAQEWQIVVTGLIIILAVYGDILRRRKR; encoded by the coding sequence ATGACACAGCCTACCGATACCGCCGCGCTCGCCAGCGACAAACCCGCCAACGGCTTGCGCTCACGCGTGTTCTCGCCGACCGCGCTGCAAAAGCTCCTTGCATTCGCAAGCCTGATCGTGCTGCTCGTGTTCTTCAGCTTCGCGTCGCCCGCCTTCATGCAGATGGATAACATCCTCGGCATCTTGCAGGCGACGGCCGTGAACGGCGTGCTCGCCATTGCATCGACATTCGTGATCGTGACGGGCGGCATCGACTTGTCCGTGGGCACGCTCATGACATTTACCGCCGTGATCTGCGGCGTGTTTCTCACCTACTGGCACATGCCGATGTGGGTGGGCATCATCGCGGCCCTTGTGACGGGCGCGGTGTGCGGCACCATTTCCGGCACGCTCACGGCCAAGATGAAGATCCCGCCCTTCATCGCGACGCTCGGCATGATGATGCTGCTCAAAGGTCTTTCGCTCGTGGTGTCGTCGGACAAGCCGATCTATTTCACCGACACCGAGAACTTCTACATGATCTCGCAGGACTCGCTCATCGGCTACTTTCTGCCGAGCGTGCCGATTCCGAATGCGGTGCTGATCCTCTTCGTCGTGGCGATCGTGAGTTCCATTGCGTTGAACCGCACGGCGCTCGGCCGCTATACGTTCGCGCTCGGCAGCAACGAGGAAGCGGTGCGTCTTTCGGGCGTGAACGTGGATCGCTGGAAGATCGCCATTTACGGGCTGGGCGGCGCGATCTGCGGCATCGCGGGCCTGTTGATCGCTTCGCGTCTGAACTCGGCGCAGCCTGCGCTCGGACAAGGCTATGAACTCGATGCCATCGCTGCCGTCGTGATCGGCGGCACGTCGTTGAGCGGCGGCTCGGGCACGATCCTCGGCACCATCATCGGCGCGTTCATCATGAGCGTGCTGACCAACGGTCTGCGCATCATGTCGGTCGCGCAGGAATGGCAGATCGTCGTAACCGGACTCATCATCATTCTCGCGGTGTATGGGGATATTCTGCGTCGCAGGAAGCGTTGA
- a CDS encoding ABC transporter substrate-binding protein yields the protein MFKRRIIGVLIGFGAIATAASTAYADEAYIPLISKGFQHQFWQAVKSGAEQSAKEHNVRVTFEGPETEAMVDKQIDMLSAALSKKPQAIGIAALDSKASVPLLRRAQNNKIPVIAFDSGVDSDIPLTTCTTDNLAAAALAADKMADAIGNSGEVGVIVHDQTSRTGIDRRDGFLNGMKSKHPNIKIVSVQYGGGDHLKSAEIAKAMIQANPNIKGIFGANEGSAAGAAIGIKESGKKLVLIGYDSGKEQKEDITSGLMYGAITQNPIGIGRCVVDSAVKALKGEKLPKKVDTGFYWYDKSNMTDPKIAAVLYD from the coding sequence ATGTTCAAAAGAAGAATCATCGGTGTCCTGATCGGTTTCGGCGCGATCGCCACGGCGGCCAGCACGGCCTATGCGGACGAAGCGTATATACCGCTCATCTCCAAGGGGTTTCAGCACCAGTTCTGGCAAGCGGTGAAGTCGGGCGCGGAGCAGTCGGCGAAGGAGCATAACGTCAGGGTGACGTTCGAAGGTCCCGAAACCGAAGCGATGGTCGACAAGCAGATCGACATGCTTTCGGCCGCGCTTTCGAAGAAGCCGCAGGCTATCGGCATCGCGGCGCTGGACAGCAAGGCGTCCGTCCCGCTGCTCCGGCGCGCGCAGAACAACAAGATTCCGGTCATCGCGTTCGACTCGGGCGTCGACAGCGACATTCCGCTCACGACCTGCACGACCGATAACCTCGCCGCCGCCGCGCTCGCGGCCGACAAGATGGCCGACGCCATCGGCAATTCAGGCGAAGTCGGCGTGATCGTGCACGACCAGACGAGCCGCACGGGCATCGACCGCCGCGACGGCTTTCTGAACGGGATGAAGTCGAAGCACCCGAACATCAAGATCGTGTCGGTGCAGTACGGCGGTGGCGATCACTTGAAGTCGGCTGAAATCGCGAAGGCGATGATTCAGGCGAACCCGAACATCAAGGGCATTTTCGGCGCGAACGAGGGCTCGGCGGCAGGCGCGGCCATCGGCATCAAGGAGTCGGGAAAGAAGCTCGTGCTGATCGGCTACGACTCGGGCAAGGAGCAGAAGGAGGACATCACTTCGGGGCTGATGTATGGCGCGATCACGCAGAACCCGATCGGCATCGGCAGATGCGTGGTTGATTCGGCGGTGAAGGCGCTCAAGGGCGAGAAGCTGCCGAAAAAGGTCGATACCGGCTTCTACTGGTACGACAAGAGCAACATGACCGATCCGAAGATCGCGGCTGTGCTTTACGACTGA
- a CDS encoding GntR family transcriptional regulator, which produces MLASSTEIKRAVSPSSDAVIVSSPYDALHKIAAGQRGSLTGAVEEALREAIVTLALEPGMMIDKIAVCERMGVSRFPVSAALARLEHAGLVEVLPQRGTRVKPIALRDIRQHLFIRSALEVETVRGVAAMHDPAILEALDTNLAQQREAMANGARLAFHALDLAFHEILLDAIALPRVKEIVAVSRNALDRARQLLASPERLVHTLDEHERIFDALKKGKADAAAKAMHDHLDQVVAELHRSAKDRPDLFEP; this is translated from the coding sequence ATGCTAGCATCTTCAACGGAAATCAAGCGCGCCGTGAGCCCTTCATCCGATGCGGTCATCGTGAGTAGTCCGTATGATGCGCTGCACAAGATTGCCGCCGGCCAGCGCGGCAGTCTGACCGGCGCGGTGGAAGAGGCATTGCGGGAAGCCATCGTCACGCTGGCGCTCGAACCGGGAATGATGATAGACAAGATAGCGGTTTGCGAGCGCATGGGCGTCTCGCGTTTTCCCGTATCGGCTGCGCTCGCGAGGCTGGAGCACGCCGGTCTCGTCGAAGTCTTGCCGCAGCGCGGCACGCGCGTGAAACCCATCGCGCTACGGGATATCCGTCAGCATCTGTTCATTCGCAGCGCGCTCGAAGTGGAAACCGTGCGCGGCGTCGCTGCAATGCATGACCCCGCCATACTCGAGGCGCTCGACACCAACCTCGCGCAACAACGCGAAGCCATGGCGAACGGCGCGCGCCTCGCGTTTCATGCACTCGATCTGGCGTTTCACGAGATTCTGCTCGATGCCATTGCACTGCCACGCGTGAAGGAGATCGTCGCGGTGTCGCGCAACGCGCTCGACCGCGCGCGGCAGTTGCTCGCGAGCCCCGAGCGCCTCGTACATACGCTCGACGAACACGAACGCATCTTCGACGCGCTCAAGAAAGGCAAGGCCGATGCCGCCGCTAAAGCGATGCACGACCATCTGGATCAGGTCGTCGCCGAATTGCACCGCTCGGCGAAGGACAGACCGGACCTCTTCGAGCCATGA
- the sdhC gene encoding succinate dehydrogenase, cytochrome b556 subunit, whose translation MAEAVKKPRPEYRNIGLGQIAKYRLPWAGKVSILHRISGLLLFIALPFLLYLLDQSLTSEISFDAFKGFLAHPIVKIITLVLSWAYLHHFCAGIRFLVLDMHVAVNKEGGRQTAIAVLVVSLVLTLVVALKLFGAF comes from the coding sequence ATGGCTGAAGCCGTAAAAAAACCAAGGCCCGAGTACCGGAACATCGGGCTTGGACAGATCGCGAAGTATCGCTTGCCGTGGGCGGGCAAGGTGTCCATTCTGCATCGCATCAGCGGTCTGTTGCTCTTCATCGCGCTGCCCTTTCTCTTGTATCTGCTGGACCAGAGCCTCACGTCCGAGATCAGCTTCGACGCATTCAAGGGCTTTCTCGCGCACCCCATCGTCAAGATCATCACGCTCGTGCTGTCGTGGGCGTATCTGCATCACTTCTGCGCGGGTATCCGCTTCCTCGTGCTCGACATGCACGTCGCCGTGAACAAGGAAGGCGGACGGCAGACCGCCATCGCGGTGCTGGTCGTGTCGCTCGTGCTGACGCTTGTCGTCGCGCTGAAACTTTTCGGAGCCTTCTAA
- a CDS encoding L-fuconate dehydratase yields the protein MTTITKLSVRDIRFPTSRSLDGSDAMNAAPDYSATYVTLETDSSAGISGHGLTFTIGRGNEICVAAVEALSHLVVGKKLEDIAANMGAFWREITSDSQLRWIGPDKGAIHLATAAVVNAVWDLWAKAEGKPVWKLLVDMTPEELVRCLDFRYVTDAITPHEAIALLRRHAGTRGEREKEMLAQGYPAYTTSAGWLGYDDDKIRRLAREGVAQGWTHFKQKVGGNLEEDVRRARILREEIGADAKLMMDANQVWEVDEAVANMRRLAEFDPWWIEEPTSPDDILGHAAIRRRLGSIGVATGEHCQNRVMFKQLLQAEAIDFCQIDSCRLGGLNEVIVVLLMAAKFGVPVCPHAGGVGLCEYVQHISLFDYICVSASLENRVLEYVDHLHEHFIDPVVIRHGRYMPPQRPGYSIEMHAASLDKHHFPDGEAWRVK from the coding sequence ATGACAACGATCACCAAGCTGTCCGTTCGGGACATCCGCTTTCCCACTTCGCGTTCGCTCGACGGTTCAGATGCAATGAACGCCGCGCCCGACTATTCCGCCACGTACGTCACGCTCGAAACAGATTCATCCGCCGGAATCAGCGGACACGGACTCACGTTCACCATCGGACGCGGCAACGAAATCTGCGTGGCCGCCGTCGAAGCTCTGAGTCATCTCGTCGTCGGCAAGAAGCTCGAAGACATCGCGGCGAACATGGGCGCGTTCTGGCGCGAGATCACCTCCGACAGTCAATTGCGCTGGATCGGTCCGGACAAGGGCGCGATTCACCTCGCGACGGCGGCCGTCGTCAATGCGGTATGGGACCTGTGGGCGAAGGCCGAAGGCAAGCCGGTGTGGAAGCTGCTCGTCGACATGACGCCCGAAGAACTCGTGCGTTGTCTCGACTTCCGTTACGTGACCGATGCGATCACGCCTCACGAAGCCATTGCGCTGCTGCGCCGCCACGCCGGCACGCGCGGCGAGCGCGAGAAGGAGATGCTCGCGCAGGGCTACCCGGCCTATACGACATCGGCAGGATGGCTCGGCTATGACGACGACAAGATCCGCCGCCTGGCCCGCGAAGGCGTCGCCCAAGGGTGGACGCACTTCAAGCAGAAAGTGGGCGGCAATCTCGAAGAAGACGTGCGCCGCGCCCGCATTCTGCGCGAAGAAATCGGCGCGGACGCGAAGCTGATGATGGACGCGAATCAGGTATGGGAAGTCGATGAAGCCGTCGCGAACATGCGGCGTCTCGCCGAATTCGACCCGTGGTGGATCGAGGAACCGACGAGCCCCGACGACATACTCGGGCACGCGGCCATTCGGCGCAGGCTCGGTTCCATCGGCGTGGCGACGGGCGAGCATTGCCAGAACCGCGTCATGTTCAAGCAGTTGCTGCAAGCAGAGGCGATCGACTTCTGTCAGATCGACAGTTGCCGTCTCGGTGGTCTCAATGAAGTGATCGTCGTGCTGTTGATGGCGGCGAAGTTCGGCGTGCCGGTGTGTCCGCATGCAGGCGGCGTCGGTTTGTGCGAGTACGTGCAGCATATTTCGCTGTTCGACTACATCTGCGTGTCGGCATCGCTCGAGAATCGCGTGCTCGAATATGTGGATCACCTGCACGAGCATTTCATCGATCCGGTGGTGATCCGCCATGGCCGTTATATGCCGCCGCAGCGGCCGGGCTACAGCATCGAAATGCACGCGGCATCGCTCGACAAACATCACTTTCCGGACGGAGAAGCGTGGCGCGTGAAGTGA
- a CDS encoding LysR family transcriptional regulator, whose translation MELKLLKTFLAVAELRHFSRAAEALYLSQPALSKQIGALEASLGGKLFERGRHGAELTLFGEAFLPDAQALMRDADDILARARDASSGRTGHLRIGICLSVLTLVPRLIADFRRQNPGVAITLSDLSSSEQSRRILAGKLDAGFMRLPAASGLTSFRVIDEGLALAMPADSRYKRLPTDLGVLNDIGFIALSHARGPGLAAQIDRWCGERHFVPHVTQHAEDVQSVLTSVAAGVGVAFIPSRAQHLLRDATVLPLNGKHAKWRVGLAWPSAKENAVTARFVRHVREALKDAAT comes from the coding sequence ATGGAACTGAAACTGTTGAAGACGTTTCTCGCGGTGGCGGAACTGCGTCATTTCAGCCGCGCGGCGGAGGCGTTGTACCTGAGCCAGCCCGCCCTCAGCAAGCAGATCGGCGCGCTGGAAGCGAGCCTCGGCGGCAAGCTGTTCGAACGCGGCAGGCATGGGGCTGAGCTGACGCTCTTCGGTGAAGCGTTTCTGCCGGATGCGCAGGCACTGATGCGCGACGCCGACGATATCCTCGCCCGCGCCCGCGATGCCAGCAGCGGCAGAACCGGGCATTTGCGCATCGGCATTTGCCTTTCGGTGCTGACGCTGGTGCCGCGGCTCATTGCGGACTTTCGCCGGCAGAATCCCGGCGTGGCGATCACGCTCTCCGATCTCTCATCGTCTGAGCAGAGCCGTCGCATTCTCGCCGGCAAGCTCGATGCAGGCTTCATGCGCCTGCCGGCGGCGAGCGGACTGACGTCGTTCAGAGTAATCGACGAAGGTCTCGCGCTCGCGATGCCCGCGGATAGCCGCTACAAGCGGCTTCCCACCGACCTCGGCGTGCTGAATGACATCGGCTTTATCGCGTTGTCGCACGCACGCGGTCCCGGTCTCGCGGCGCAGATCGACCGATGGTGCGGCGAGCGGCATTTCGTGCCACACGTCACGCAGCACGCGGAAGACGTGCAATCAGTGCTCACGTCGGTTGCGGCGGGCGTGGGCGTCGCGTTCATTCCGTCGCGCGCGCAGCATTTGCTACGCGATGCAACCGTCCTGCCGCTGAACGGCAAACATGCGAAGTGGCGCGTGGGTTTGGCGTGGCCATCGGCGAAAGAGAATGCGGTCACGGCGCGCTTCGTGCGCCATGTGCGCGAGGCATTGAAGGACGCGGCAACATAG
- a CDS encoding succinate dehydrogenase iron-sulfur subunit, with the protein MAKRIFEVYRYDPDKDAAPRMQSYELDLTHERMLLDALVKLKELDETLSFRRSCREGVCGSDAMNINGKNGLACLTNLNDLPQRIVLRPLPGLPVVRDLICDFTQFFNQYHSIKPYLINDTPPPEKERLQSPVERDELDGLYECILCASCSTSCPSFWWNPDKFVGPAGLLQAYRFIADSRDQATGERLDNLEDPYRLFRCHTIMNCVDVCPKGLNPTKAIGKIREMLVRRAV; encoded by the coding sequence ATGGCAAAGAGAATTTTTGAGGTCTACCGGTACGATCCGGACAAGGACGCCGCGCCGCGCATGCAGAGCTACGAGCTCGATCTGACGCATGAACGCATGCTGCTCGACGCGCTGGTGAAGCTGAAGGAGCTCGATGAAACGCTGTCGTTCCGTCGCTCGTGCCGCGAAGGCGTGTGCGGCTCGGACGCGATGAACATCAACGGCAAGAACGGTCTCGCGTGTCTCACGAACCTGAACGATCTGCCGCAGCGCATCGTGCTGCGTCCGTTGCCGGGGCTGCCGGTGGTGCGCGATCTGATCTGCGATTTCACGCAGTTCTTCAATCAGTATCACTCGATCAAGCCGTACCTGATCAACGACACGCCGCCGCCGGAGAAGGAGCGTTTGCAGTCGCCGGTGGAGCGCGACGAACTGGACGGGCTGTATGAGTGCATTCTGTGCGCAAGCTGCTCGACGTCGTGCCCGAGCTTCTGGTGGAATCCGGACAAGTTCGTGGGACCGGCGGGCTTGTTGCAGGCGTATCGCTTCATCGCCGATAGCCGCGATCAGGCCACCGGCGAGCGGCTCGATAATCTGGAAGACCCGTATCGCCTGTTCCGCTGCCACACCATCATGAACTGCGTCGACGTGTGCCCGAAGGGACTCAACCCGACGAAGGCCATCGGCAAGATCAGGGAAATGCTGGTGCGGCGGGCGGTTTGA
- a CDS encoding sugar ABC transporter ATP-binding protein, which produces MTPLISVSNLSKRFPGVRALHEVQFELMPGEVHALMGENGAGKSTLMKILAGVYNRDSGEMLVDGKPVEFTSPREAQALGIGIIHQELHLMNHLTVAQNIFIGREPRKLMGLLLDEDRLNAQAREILERMHVKLDPRAVVDTLTVASQQMVEIAKALSFESRVLIMDEPTSALNDAEIAELFRIIRQLKERGVGIVYISHKMDELKQIADRVTVLRDGEYVATVSARDTSVESIIGMMVGRTLTDLTSFLGGAHQGEVALEVKHLNAGPLVRDVSFTLRKGEILGFAGLMGAGRTEVARAVFGADPVDSGEIIVKGAKATIKKPSDAVARGIGYLSEDRKRFGLATGMDVESNIVMSNLGKFLSGRVFLRRSKIRKTATHFIKLLGIRTPSATQPVRLLSGGNQQKIVIAKWLERDCDVLFFDEPTRGIDVGAKSEIYRLLRSLAEQGKAIVMISSELPEVLRMSDRIVVMCEGRITGELSASEATQERIMQLATQRPTLQAA; this is translated from the coding sequence ATGACCCCGCTCATTTCCGTCAGCAATCTCAGCAAGCGTTTTCCCGGTGTACGCGCGCTGCATGAAGTGCAGTTCGAACTCATGCCGGGCGAGGTCCACGCGCTCATGGGCGAAAACGGCGCAGGCAAGTCCACGCTCATGAAGATTCTCGCGGGCGTCTATAACCGCGATTCGGGCGAGATGCTCGTCGATGGAAAGCCCGTCGAGTTCACGAGTCCGCGCGAGGCACAGGCGCTCGGCATCGGCATCATTCATCAGGAACTGCATCTGATGAACCATCTGACGGTGGCGCAAAACATCTTCATCGGGCGCGAGCCGCGCAAGTTGATGGGCCTGCTGCTCGACGAAGACAGGCTCAATGCGCAAGCCCGCGAGATACTCGAACGCATGCATGTGAAGCTCGATCCGCGCGCGGTGGTCGACACGCTGACCGTCGCGAGTCAGCAGATGGTGGAGATCGCGAAGGCGTTGTCGTTCGAATCGCGCGTGCTCATCATGGACGAGCCCACGTCCGCGCTCAACGATGCCGAGATCGCCGAGCTGTTCCGCATCATTCGTCAGTTGAAGGAGCGCGGCGTCGGCATCGTCTACATCTCGCACAAGATGGACGAGCTCAAGCAGATTGCGGATCGCGTCACGGTGTTGCGCGACGGCGAATACGTCGCCACCGTCAGCGCGCGCGATACGAGCGTCGAAAGCATCATCGGCATGATGGTCGGCAGAACGTTGACCGACCTGACCTCGTTCCTCGGCGGCGCGCATCAAGGCGAAGTCGCGCTCGAAGTGAAGCATCTGAACGCCGGGCCGCTCGTGCGAGACGTGAGCTTCACGCTGCGCAAGGGCGAAATACTCGGCTTCGCGGGACTCATGGGCGCGGGCCGCACGGAAGTGGCGCGCGCGGTGTTCGGCGCTGATCCGGTGGATTCCGGCGAGATCATCGTGAAAGGCGCGAAGGCGACCATCAAGAAGCCGAGCGACGCGGTGGCGCGCGGCATCGGCTATCTGTCCGAAGACCGCAAGCGGTTCGGCCTCGCGACGGGCATGGACGTGGAATCGAACATCGTCATGTCCAATCTCGGCAAGTTTCTTTCGGGGCGCGTGTTTCTGCGGCGCTCGAAGATCCGCAAGACGGCAACGCATTTCATCAAGCTGCTCGGCATTCGCACGCCTTCCGCGACGCAGCCCGTGCGGCTTCTATCCGGCGGCAATCAACAGAAGATCGTCATTGCGAAGTGGCTCGAACGCGACTGCGACGTGCTCTTCTTCGACGAGCCCACGCGCGGCATCGACGTCGGCGCGAAGAGCGAGATCTATCGCTTGCTGCGCTCGCTCGCCGAACAGGGCAAGGCCATCGTCATGATCTCGTCCGAACTGCCCGAGGTCCTGCGCATGAGTGATCGCATCGTCGTGATGTGCGAAGGGCGCATCACGGGAGAACTTTCCGCAAGTGAAGCGACGCAAGAACGCATCATGCAGCTTGCGACGCAACGCCCGACTCTACAAGCGGCATGA